A genomic segment from Diospyros lotus cultivar Yz01 chromosome 5, ASM1463336v1, whole genome shotgun sequence encodes:
- the LOC127801280 gene encoding uncharacterized protein LOC127801280 isoform X2: MMASSAFRSTSRRGNASSSEKSSPKKVPIRRSHSVSAVPRAHSHHLDIASEYLNKRDNPLFWSTTAEDKPIETEVEAATDKQIDDKTQRPRGRSVTRRTTHPTVNQNVPAASAAISRRHRSVSRGHYAASESEVERDSAISSNYRNKSSSTVAGKTLDKANLHRNATDVSRKSAESRAFEPSDNSSSCSQIPYLEDGISMASLSGAEERTINAVCEQMKSFQGDVQGGADAAASGIYETVRSEVRRAISDMQNDIENAMRRNNATANLSSSVADVPPDLVNPGAVELLLDIRREYARKLEESQERATKLRADLAVEEHRGQELNRILKELLPDPKISNRQKSRVGRKNSSERKKMSKRLTEEAMAYFDECVSISTFDSSDFSAPEDLPLNLIGATTTVGGGGGGAASLAQGSPSIWSSCSLNSHPNHKQESASCDLFVHSRLDSGLTATSSSNEPSKNQASVGGNAAEWGRRLQFSYSHKPAKNVGLQEDVRNYVKAIGKDDSNSDKSTSIYFDLEEYLHGQAECFLFDRVLFSNRTDSGSLHLCGGGLPLSFSPFSSVI; the protein is encoded by the exons ATGATGGCGTCCTCGGCGTTCAGGTCGACTTCCAGGAGAGGAAACGCGAGTAGTTCCGAGAAATCGTCGCCCAAGAAAGTTCCGATCCGAAGATCTCACAGCGTCAGCGCTGTGCCCAGAGCTCACTCTCATCATTTGGACATCGCTTCCGAGTACTTGAACAAGAGAGACAACCCTCTCTTCTGGAGCACCACCGCTGAGGACAAGCCAATCGAAACGGAAGTCGAAGCCGCCACCGACAAGCAAATCGACGACAAGACTCAGAGGCCGAGGGGCCGTTCCGTCACGAGGAGGACTACTCATCCTACCGTCAATCAAAATGTTCCCGCCGCCTCCGCCGCCATCTCCCGCCGCCACCGCTCCGTCTCCAGGGGTCATTATGCCGCTTCTGAA AGTGAAGTGGAACGAGACTCTGCCATCTCATCCAATTACCGAAACAAAAGTAGTTCAACTGTAGCTGGGAAGACTTTAGACAAGGCTAATTTACACAGAAATGCAACTGATGTGTCGAGGAAGTCCGCCGAGAGTCGAGCTTTTGAGCCTTCAGATAATTCTTCT TCTTGCTCGCAAATACCGTATTTGGAAGATGGAATCTCTATGGCTTCTTTGTCGGGAGCTGAAGAGAGAACCATAAACGCAGTCTGTGAACAGATGAAG TCATTCCAGGGAGATGTTCAGGGTGGAGCTGATGCTGCTGCAAGTGGAATATATGAAACAGTTCGATCTGAAGTAAGACGTGCCATCTCAGATATGCAAAATGACATTGAAAAT GCTATGCGAAGAAACAATGCTACTGCTAATTTATCTTCAAGTGTTGCTGATGTTCCTCCAGATTTGGTAAATCCTGGGGCTGTTGAACTATTATTGGACATCAGAAGGGAATATGCCAGAAAGCTTGAGGAG TCCCAGGAACGGGCTACAAAACTTCGAGCAGACTTGGCTGTTGAGGAACACCGTGGCCAAGAATTGAATAGGATACTTAAGGAGTTACTTCCAGATCCGAAGATAAGTAATCGGCAGAAATCTCGTGTTGGAAGAAAA AATAGCagtgaaagaaaaaagatgtcAAAACGCCTGACAGAAGAAGCTATGGCTTATTTTGACGAGTGTGTGTCCATATCAACATTTGATAGCTCTGATTTCTCAGCACCTGAAGATCTGCCTCTCAATTTAATTGGAGCAACTACAACAgttggtgggggtgggggtggggctGCATCTTTAGCCCAAGGAAGCCCTAGTATTTGGAGCTCCTGCTCCCTAAACAGTCACCCAAACCATAAGCAG GAATCAGCTTCTTGCGATCTGTTCGTGCATAGCCGCCTGGATTCTGGTTTAACAGCTACCAGCAGTAGTAACGAACCTTCGAAAAACCAAGCCAGTGTAGGAGGAAACGCTGCAGAATGGGGTCGGAGATTGCAATTCTCCTACAGCCACAAACCGGCCAAAAATGTTGGGTTGCAAGAGGACGTTAGGAATTACGTTAAAGCTATTGGGAAAGATGACAGCAACTCAGACAAGTCAACATCAATCTACTTCGATTTAGAGGAGTATTTACATGGCCAAGCAGAATGCTTCTTGTTTGACAGAGTATTGTTCAGTAACCGCACAGACTCTGGGAGTCTGCATCTCTGTGGTGGAGGCTTGcctctttcattttctcccttcAGTTCTGTTATTTGA
- the LOC127801280 gene encoding uncharacterized protein LOC127801280 isoform X1, translated as MMASSAFRSTSRRGNASSSEKSSPKKVPIRRSHSVSAVPRAHSHHLDIASEYLNKRDNPLFWSTTAEDKPIETEVEAATDKQIDDKTQRPRGRSVTRRTTHPTVNQNVPAASAAISRRHRSVSRGHYAASESEVERDSAISSNYRNKSSSTVAGKTLDKANLHRNATDVSRKSAESRAFEPSDNSSSCSQIPYLEDGISMASLSGAEERTINAVCEQMKVSFMSVDQLSNITEREKRQSFQGDVQGGADAAASGIYETVRSEVRRAISDMQNDIENAMRRNNATANLSSSVADVPPDLVNPGAVELLLDIRREYARKLEESQERATKLRADLAVEEHRGQELNRILKELLPDPKISNRQKSRVGRKNSSERKKMSKRLTEEAMAYFDECVSISTFDSSDFSAPEDLPLNLIGATTTVGGGGGGAASLAQGSPSIWSSCSLNSHPNHKQESASCDLFVHSRLDSGLTATSSSNEPSKNQASVGGNAAEWGRRLQFSYSHKPAKNVGLQEDVRNYVKAIGKDDSNSDKSTSIYFDLEEYLHGQAECFLFDRVLFSNRTDSGSLHLCGGGLPLSFSPFSSVI; from the exons ATGATGGCGTCCTCGGCGTTCAGGTCGACTTCCAGGAGAGGAAACGCGAGTAGTTCCGAGAAATCGTCGCCCAAGAAAGTTCCGATCCGAAGATCTCACAGCGTCAGCGCTGTGCCCAGAGCTCACTCTCATCATTTGGACATCGCTTCCGAGTACTTGAACAAGAGAGACAACCCTCTCTTCTGGAGCACCACCGCTGAGGACAAGCCAATCGAAACGGAAGTCGAAGCCGCCACCGACAAGCAAATCGACGACAAGACTCAGAGGCCGAGGGGCCGTTCCGTCACGAGGAGGACTACTCATCCTACCGTCAATCAAAATGTTCCCGCCGCCTCCGCCGCCATCTCCCGCCGCCACCGCTCCGTCTCCAGGGGTCATTATGCCGCTTCTGAA AGTGAAGTGGAACGAGACTCTGCCATCTCATCCAATTACCGAAACAAAAGTAGTTCAACTGTAGCTGGGAAGACTTTAGACAAGGCTAATTTACACAGAAATGCAACTGATGTGTCGAGGAAGTCCGCCGAGAGTCGAGCTTTTGAGCCTTCAGATAATTCTTCT TCTTGCTCGCAAATACCGTATTTGGAAGATGGAATCTCTATGGCTTCTTTGTCGGGAGCTGAAGAGAGAACCATAAACGCAGTCTGTGAACAGATGAAGGTTAGCTTCATGTCTGTTGATCAGTTATCAAAcatcacagagagagagaaaagacag TCATTCCAGGGAGATGTTCAGGGTGGAGCTGATGCTGCTGCAAGTGGAATATATGAAACAGTTCGATCTGAAGTAAGACGTGCCATCTCAGATATGCAAAATGACATTGAAAAT GCTATGCGAAGAAACAATGCTACTGCTAATTTATCTTCAAGTGTTGCTGATGTTCCTCCAGATTTGGTAAATCCTGGGGCTGTTGAACTATTATTGGACATCAGAAGGGAATATGCCAGAAAGCTTGAGGAG TCCCAGGAACGGGCTACAAAACTTCGAGCAGACTTGGCTGTTGAGGAACACCGTGGCCAAGAATTGAATAGGATACTTAAGGAGTTACTTCCAGATCCGAAGATAAGTAATCGGCAGAAATCTCGTGTTGGAAGAAAA AATAGCagtgaaagaaaaaagatgtcAAAACGCCTGACAGAAGAAGCTATGGCTTATTTTGACGAGTGTGTGTCCATATCAACATTTGATAGCTCTGATTTCTCAGCACCTGAAGATCTGCCTCTCAATTTAATTGGAGCAACTACAACAgttggtgggggtgggggtggggctGCATCTTTAGCCCAAGGAAGCCCTAGTATTTGGAGCTCCTGCTCCCTAAACAGTCACCCAAACCATAAGCAG GAATCAGCTTCTTGCGATCTGTTCGTGCATAGCCGCCTGGATTCTGGTTTAACAGCTACCAGCAGTAGTAACGAACCTTCGAAAAACCAAGCCAGTGTAGGAGGAAACGCTGCAGAATGGGGTCGGAGATTGCAATTCTCCTACAGCCACAAACCGGCCAAAAATGTTGGGTTGCAAGAGGACGTTAGGAATTACGTTAAAGCTATTGGGAAAGATGACAGCAACTCAGACAAGTCAACATCAATCTACTTCGATTTAGAGGAGTATTTACATGGCCAAGCAGAATGCTTCTTGTTTGACAGAGTATTGTTCAGTAACCGCACAGACTCTGGGAGTCTGCATCTCTGTGGTGGAGGCTTGcctctttcattttctcccttcAGTTCTGTTATTTGA
- the LOC127801280 gene encoding uncharacterized protein LOC127801280 isoform X3 translates to MMASSAFRSTSRRGNASSSEKSSPKKVPIRRSHSVSAVPRAHSHHLDIASEYLNKRDNPLFWSTTAEDKPIETEVEAATDKQIDDKTQRPRGRSVTRRTTHPTVNQNVPAASAAISRRHRSVSRGHYAASESEVERDSAISSNYRNKSSSTVAGKTLDKANLHRNATDVSRKSAESRAFEPSDNSSSFQGDVQGGADAAASGIYETVRSEVRRAISDMQNDIENAMRRNNATANLSSSVADVPPDLVNPGAVELLLDIRREYARKLEESQERATKLRADLAVEEHRGQELNRILKELLPDPKISNRQKSRVGRKNSSERKKMSKRLTEEAMAYFDECVSISTFDSSDFSAPEDLPLNLIGATTTVGGGGGGAASLAQGSPSIWSSCSLNSHPNHKQESASCDLFVHSRLDSGLTATSSSNEPSKNQASVGGNAAEWGRRLQFSYSHKPAKNVGLQEDVRNYVKAIGKDDSNSDKSTSIYFDLEEYLHGQAECFLFDRVLFSNRTDSGSLHLCGGGLPLSFSPFSSVI, encoded by the exons ATGATGGCGTCCTCGGCGTTCAGGTCGACTTCCAGGAGAGGAAACGCGAGTAGTTCCGAGAAATCGTCGCCCAAGAAAGTTCCGATCCGAAGATCTCACAGCGTCAGCGCTGTGCCCAGAGCTCACTCTCATCATTTGGACATCGCTTCCGAGTACTTGAACAAGAGAGACAACCCTCTCTTCTGGAGCACCACCGCTGAGGACAAGCCAATCGAAACGGAAGTCGAAGCCGCCACCGACAAGCAAATCGACGACAAGACTCAGAGGCCGAGGGGCCGTTCCGTCACGAGGAGGACTACTCATCCTACCGTCAATCAAAATGTTCCCGCCGCCTCCGCCGCCATCTCCCGCCGCCACCGCTCCGTCTCCAGGGGTCATTATGCCGCTTCTGAA AGTGAAGTGGAACGAGACTCTGCCATCTCATCCAATTACCGAAACAAAAGTAGTTCAACTGTAGCTGGGAAGACTTTAGACAAGGCTAATTTACACAGAAATGCAACTGATGTGTCGAGGAAGTCCGCCGAGAGTCGAGCTTTTGAGCCTTCAGATAATTCTTCT TCATTCCAGGGAGATGTTCAGGGTGGAGCTGATGCTGCTGCAAGTGGAATATATGAAACAGTTCGATCTGAAGTAAGACGTGCCATCTCAGATATGCAAAATGACATTGAAAAT GCTATGCGAAGAAACAATGCTACTGCTAATTTATCTTCAAGTGTTGCTGATGTTCCTCCAGATTTGGTAAATCCTGGGGCTGTTGAACTATTATTGGACATCAGAAGGGAATATGCCAGAAAGCTTGAGGAG TCCCAGGAACGGGCTACAAAACTTCGAGCAGACTTGGCTGTTGAGGAACACCGTGGCCAAGAATTGAATAGGATACTTAAGGAGTTACTTCCAGATCCGAAGATAAGTAATCGGCAGAAATCTCGTGTTGGAAGAAAA AATAGCagtgaaagaaaaaagatgtcAAAACGCCTGACAGAAGAAGCTATGGCTTATTTTGACGAGTGTGTGTCCATATCAACATTTGATAGCTCTGATTTCTCAGCACCTGAAGATCTGCCTCTCAATTTAATTGGAGCAACTACAACAgttggtgggggtgggggtggggctGCATCTTTAGCCCAAGGAAGCCCTAGTATTTGGAGCTCCTGCTCCCTAAACAGTCACCCAAACCATAAGCAG GAATCAGCTTCTTGCGATCTGTTCGTGCATAGCCGCCTGGATTCTGGTTTAACAGCTACCAGCAGTAGTAACGAACCTTCGAAAAACCAAGCCAGTGTAGGAGGAAACGCTGCAGAATGGGGTCGGAGATTGCAATTCTCCTACAGCCACAAACCGGCCAAAAATGTTGGGTTGCAAGAGGACGTTAGGAATTACGTTAAAGCTATTGGGAAAGATGACAGCAACTCAGACAAGTCAACATCAATCTACTTCGATTTAGAGGAGTATTTACATGGCCAAGCAGAATGCTTCTTGTTTGACAGAGTATTGTTCAGTAACCGCACAGACTCTGGGAGTCTGCATCTCTGTGGTGGAGGCTTGcctctttcattttctcccttcAGTTCTGTTATTTGA